From Riemerella anatipestifer ATCC 11845 = DSM 15868, a single genomic window includes:
- the porK gene encoding T9SS ring complex lipoprotein PorK/GldK: MKKIFFVLLSASLVVSCSRGSKSSGKPTTKGELIPKNKSQSFVAERPYGMVAIPGGSFVMGMADVDYTNMPEKAPLKTVTVSSFFMDETEVTNAQYRLFIDYVRDSIARTLLAEAAGDVTSGGGNGTGISDYAYLAKKAGNATPYQEYLDSKGGRDGYDESKRLDWGVPLKWNTSDYPDVQYAEVIESMYLPPAERINGERIIDTRKLKYAYKWEDIESAVKDGKRSSDYLKKESIAVYPDTTVWIKDFNYAYNTPLYDGYFWHKAYKNYPVVGITWDQARAYCDYKTKAKRDENKKSKKRKESPMAFRLPTEAEWEYAARGGRENATYPWGGPYLMDDRGCYMANFKPKRGNYIEDEKKGNYTYTAPVKSFPKNDFGLYDMAGNVSEWTESPYSNATYQFSSTLNPHLSNQAYRDVKKSVRGGSWKDVGYLLMTGYRDWERKDSARSYIGFRTVQDIPEGSAKFKRKTK; this comes from the coding sequence ATGAAAAAAATATTTTTTGTACTCTTATCAGCATCTTTGGTTGTTTCGTGCTCTAGAGGAAGTAAGTCTTCTGGTAAACCTACCACTAAGGGAGAACTTATACCCAAAAACAAATCACAGTCATTTGTAGCAGAGAGACCATACGGTATGGTAGCTATTCCTGGAGGCTCCTTTGTCATGGGTATGGCAGATGTAGATTATACTAATATGCCAGAAAAAGCTCCATTAAAAACGGTTACAGTATCCTCTTTCTTTATGGATGAAACAGAGGTTACCAACGCTCAGTACAGACTGTTTATAGACTATGTAAGAGATTCTATTGCTAGAACTTTACTTGCAGAAGCAGCAGGTGATGTAACTTCAGGTGGAGGTAATGGTACAGGAATATCAGATTACGCTTACCTCGCTAAAAAAGCAGGAAATGCTACACCATATCAAGAGTATTTAGATTCTAAAGGAGGTAGAGATGGTTATGATGAGTCTAAAAGATTAGATTGGGGAGTTCCTTTAAAGTGGAATACATCTGATTATCCGGATGTTCAGTATGCAGAAGTTATAGAATCTATGTATCTTCCTCCAGCGGAAAGAATAAATGGTGAGAGAATTATTGATACTAGAAAATTGAAATACGCCTACAAGTGGGAAGATATAGAGTCTGCCGTTAAAGATGGTAAGAGAAGCTCAGATTATCTTAAAAAAGAAAGTATTGCAGTTTATCCTGATACAACAGTTTGGATTAAAGATTTTAATTATGCTTATAACACTCCACTATATGATGGTTACTTTTGGCACAAAGCCTATAAAAACTATCCTGTAGTAGGCATTACTTGGGATCAAGCTAGAGCTTATTGTGATTACAAGACTAAGGCTAAGAGAGATGAGAATAAAAAGTCAAAGAAAAGAAAAGAATCTCCAATGGCATTCCGTTTACCTACAGAAGCAGAGTGGGAATATGCTGCTAGAGGAGGTAGAGAAAATGCGACTTATCCTTGGGGAGGACCTTATTTAATGGATGATAGAGGTTGTTATATGGCAAACTTTAAGCCTAAAAGAGGTAATTATATAGAGGACGAAAAGAAAGGAAACTACACTTATACAGCTCCTGTAAAATCTTTCCCTAAGAATGATTTTGGTCTTTATGATATGGCGGGAAATGTATCTGAATGGACAGAGTCTCCGTATAGTAATGCAACTTATCAGTTTTCTTCAACACTAAATCCGCACTTGTCTAACCAAGCATATAGAGATGTTAAAAAATCAGTAAGAGGAGGTTCTTGGAAAGACGTGGGTTATCTATTGATGACGGGGTATAGAGACTGGGAAAGAAAAGATTCCGCTAGGAGCTATATAGGATTTAGAACTGTACAGGATATACCAGAAGGCTCAGCTAAGTTTAAGAGAAAAACAAAATAA
- the porN gene encoding type IX secretion system ring subunit PorN/GldN: protein MKKIIFSAFILASGFAWAQNILNAKSPEEFRKLREDNQAQKGDEIISTEVKPLDYGYIEDKDILRSMVVWEIIDMNEKINQPFYHNSDGLVSQNKSLYQLLLDGINSGKIKEVYDDEMFTTRLKPEEIQQRMSRVVTSDWLIDKINSGEKVSDEDKKAGTDVYETKSEHVKLLKIKGMWYIDRRDGQMKYRLLGIAAMGPDPQTMGQQFADKEELIDLFWVFYPDAREITANARVFNSKNLSSDISFDDILNARRFSSIIYKSENGLGNGVIKDYIPNDAEAQLEESERIKNQILEMENDMWNY, encoded by the coding sequence ATGAAAAAAATCATTTTTAGTGCTTTCATATTAGCTTCTGGTTTTGCTTGGGCACAGAATATTCTTAATGCGAAATCTCCTGAGGAGTTTCGAAAGTTAAGAGAGGATAATCAAGCTCAAAAGGGAGACGAAATAATATCTACAGAAGTAAAACCATTAGACTATGGCTATATAGAGGATAAAGATATTCTTAGAAGTATGGTGGTGTGGGAAATTATTGATATGAATGAGAAAATAAATCAGCCTTTCTATCATAATTCTGATGGTTTGGTATCTCAGAATAAGTCTTTGTATCAGTTACTATTAGACGGTATCAATAGTGGTAAAATAAAAGAAGTTTATGATGATGAGATGTTTACTACTAGGCTAAAACCTGAAGAAATACAGCAGAGAATGAGTAGAGTGGTAACTTCGGACTGGCTCATTGATAAGATTAACAGTGGTGAGAAGGTTTCTGATGAAGATAAAAAAGCTGGTACAGATGTTTATGAAACGAAGTCTGAACATGTTAAGTTGTTGAAAATAAAAGGTATGTGGTATATTGATAGAAGAGATGGACAAATGAAATATCGTCTTCTTGGAATAGCTGCTATGGGACCAGATCCACAAACTATGGGGCAACAATTTGCTGATAAAGAAGAACTGATTGACCTTTTCTGGGTGTTCTATCCAGATGCTAGAGAGATTACAGCTAATGCTAGAGTATTCAATAGTAAGAACTTGTCTTCCGATATAAGTTTTGATGATATTCTTAATGCAAGAAGGTTCTCTTCTATTATTTATAAATCTGAAAATGGCTTAGGAAATGGTGTAATTAAAGATTATATACCTAACGATGCAGAGGCTCAGTTGGAAGAAAGCGAAAGGATTAAAAACCAAATATTAGAAATGGAAAACGATATGTGGAACTACTAG
- the glmS gene encoding glutamine--fructose-6-phosphate transaminase (isomerizing), with product MCGIVGYTGHRDAYEVVINGLKRLEYRGYDSAGIVLEDSSSSYDIKKTKGKVSDLVSISENLKNTSHIGMGHTRWATHGVPSDKNSHPHVSNNGKVAIVHNGIIENYDTIKTMLVSKGYIFHSETDTEVLVNLIQYFMDENKELDFPEAVRYALNEVYGAYAITVMHKDYPSLLVVARLGSPLAIGIGDKEYFIASDASPFVEFAKEAIYLEEGHIATISLENGVDIRKIEDNSKITPVIQELKLNLEQIEKGGYEHFMLKEIFEQPKSIHDTMRGRLLVDEGIIKMAGIWDHLEKLNNANRIIIIACGTSWHAGLIGEYLIEEFARVPVEVEYASEFRYRNPIITDKDVVIAISQSGETADTMAAIKMAREKGAFIYGICNVVDSSIARFSDAGSYTHAGPEIGVASTKAFTAQLTILTLIALKLGKHNGNLSNQEFMKLITELDTIPKKVEEVLASTHDYVKKVAHDFVESTNFLYLGRGYNFPAALEGALKLKEISYIHAEGYPAAEMKHGPIALIDENMPIVIIAPKNKHYDKVVSNVQEIKARKGKVLAVVTKGDEQVASMSDYVIEIPETSECFSPIIASVPLQLLAYYIAVYRGANVDQPRNLAKSVTVE from the coding sequence ATGTGTGGAATAGTAGGATATACAGGGCATAGAGATGCTTACGAAGTAGTTATTAACGGTCTTAAAAGATTAGAATATAGAGGGTATGATAGTGCTGGGATAGTATTGGAAGACTCATCTAGTTCTTATGATATAAAAAAGACAAAGGGTAAAGTTTCCGATTTAGTAAGTATATCAGAGAATCTTAAAAATACATCACACATAGGTATGGGGCATACTAGGTGGGCTACTCACGGTGTACCTAGTGATAAAAACTCACACCCTCATGTTTCTAATAATGGTAAGGTGGCTATAGTACATAATGGGATTATAGAAAACTATGATACCATTAAAACTATGTTAGTGTCTAAAGGTTATATTTTTCATTCAGAGACAGATACTGAAGTTTTAGTTAATCTTATTCAGTATTTTATGGATGAAAATAAAGAATTAGATTTTCCAGAAGCAGTCCGTTATGCTCTTAACGAGGTTTATGGAGCGTATGCAATTACGGTAATGCATAAAGATTATCCTAGCCTTTTAGTAGTAGCAAGGTTGGGTTCTCCTCTTGCGATAGGGATAGGTGATAAAGAATATTTTATTGCATCAGATGCCTCTCCATTTGTAGAATTTGCTAAAGAGGCTATCTATCTAGAGGAAGGTCATATAGCAACTATATCTTTAGAGAATGGTGTAGATATTAGAAAAATAGAAGATAATTCTAAAATCACTCCAGTCATTCAAGAGCTTAAGCTTAATCTAGAGCAGATAGAGAAGGGGGGCTATGAGCATTTTATGCTTAAAGAAATTTTTGAGCAACCTAAATCTATTCACGATACTATGAGAGGTCGTCTTTTGGTAGATGAAGGTATTATTAAGATGGCTGGTATTTGGGATCATTTGGAGAAATTGAATAATGCTAATCGTATCATTATCATTGCTTGTGGTACTTCTTGGCATGCAGGATTGATAGGAGAATACCTTATTGAAGAATTTGCAAGAGTACCTGTAGAGGTAGAATATGCTTCTGAGTTTAGATATAGAAACCCAATTATAACGGATAAGGATGTCGTTATTGCGATTTCTCAGTCGGGAGAAACAGCTGATACAATGGCAGCTATTAAAATGGCAAGAGAAAAAGGGGCATTTATTTATGGTATTTGTAATGTAGTAGATTCTTCTATTGCTCGTTTTTCAGACGCAGGGTCTTATACTCATGCTGGACCAGAGATAGGGGTAGCTTCTACTAAGGCGTTTACCGCACAATTAACCATTTTAACCTTGATTGCACTTAAATTAGGTAAGCATAACGGAAACTTAAGCAATCAGGAATTTATGAAGCTGATTACAGAACTAGATACCATTCCTAAAAAAGTAGAGGAGGTATTGGCTTCTACTCATGATTATGTGAAGAAAGTAGCACATGATTTTGTAGAATCAACCAACTTCTTGTATCTTGGTAGGGGATATAATTTCCCTGCAGCTTTAGAAGGAGCGTTAAAGTTGAAGGAAATTTCTTATATCCACGCAGAAGGATATCCTGCAGCAGAAATGAAGCATGGTCCTATTGCACTTATTGATGAGAATATGCCTATCGTAATAATAGCACCTAAAAATAAACATTACGATAAAGTGGTGAGTAATGTGCAAGAAATTAAAGCCAGAAAAGGTAAAGTGCTAGCTGTAGTAACTAAAGGTGATGAACAAGTGGCTTCTATGTCGGACTATGTGATTGAAATCCCTGAAACTTCAGAATGTTTCTCTCCTATTATAGCATCAGTACCATTACAGTTATTAGCTTATTATATTGCTGTTTACAGAGGAGCTAATGTAGATCAGCCTAGAAACTTGGCGAAGTCAGTTACAGTAGAGTAA
- the porM gene encoding type IX secretion system motor protein PorM/GldM — protein MAKEKLSPRQKMINLMYLVFIAMLAMQIDQEIIRSYNDTRDTLSQTTLLTQSKNKIFEETLRQKAENSPESFSQPYEQYKLLKDKIDALVKFIEVSKTEMQKFAGQDMTSKEFNFNALNNTDASTLYFFDKANEASPSKNAEKLKTLMGEIKSLTLQIFPKTPQNEAIIERANSSFSTAVSTSSVKKDWLISKFYNQPLVAALANLEVLQSEARNLQSDALANMLKEKVDADIKFNAFEAIVAAPTVVLQGDKAEAKVIVGTYASSVPGMSISGVDRTANGQGFKSLNTGSVGDFKFNGEITFLDANQKQIRLPFSHAYRVIAGAKEVALQSGAVVSADKMNVLYRGVDNPVSASMLGVDNASVKLSAAGASVSGGKGKWIIRPGAGNSVNITVTGTLPNGKATTASFPFRVKSVPAPQGEIRGQNVVSMPASSIKNQTISAAIPDFEFPVSFTVTGFRVKIPGKAASFISGNSLSSVAAQTANLRSGDVVYVYDIQATASGLGGQMLKNISPVVINVQ, from the coding sequence ATGGCAAAGGAAAAATTATCACCGCGTCAGAAGATGATTAACTTGATGTATCTTGTTTTCATTGCAATGCTTGCGATGCAGATAGATCAGGAGATTATACGCTCTTACAATGATACAAGAGATACACTAAGTCAGACGACATTACTTACTCAGTCTAAGAATAAAATATTTGAGGAGACTCTTCGCCAAAAGGCAGAAAACTCTCCAGAGTCTTTCTCGCAGCCTTATGAGCAATATAAATTATTAAAGGATAAAATAGATGCTTTAGTAAAATTTATAGAGGTTTCCAAGACAGAGATGCAGAAGTTTGCAGGTCAGGATATGACTTCTAAGGAGTTTAATTTTAATGCTTTAAATAATACGGATGCTTCTACACTTTATTTTTTTGATAAAGCAAATGAGGCTAGTCCAAGTAAAAATGCTGAGAAATTGAAAACTCTAATGGGAGAAATTAAAAGTTTAACATTGCAAATTTTTCCTAAAACGCCACAGAATGAAGCTATTATAGAAAGAGCTAACAGTTCTTTTAGCACGGCAGTTAGTACAAGTAGTGTTAAAAAAGATTGGTTAATTTCTAAATTTTATAATCAGCCGTTAGTGGCTGCATTAGCTAATCTAGAGGTTTTACAGTCTGAAGCTAGAAATTTACAGTCAGATGCTTTGGCTAATATGCTTAAAGAAAAAGTAGATGCGGATATTAAGTTTAATGCGTTTGAAGCTATTGTCGCTGCACCAACAGTTGTTTTACAAGGTGATAAAGCTGAAGCTAAGGTAATTGTTGGGACTTATGCTAGTTCTGTTCCTGGTATGTCTATATCTGGTGTGGATAGAACAGCTAATGGTCAAGGGTTCAAAAGTCTTAATACAGGGAGTGTAGGTGACTTTAAATTCAATGGAGAAATTACATTTTTAGATGCTAATCAGAAGCAAATAAGATTACCTTTTTCTCATGCTTATCGTGTAATAGCAGGGGCTAAGGAAGTAGCATTGCAGAGTGGGGCTGTGGTTTCTGCTGATAAGATGAATGTACTTTATAGAGGGGTAGATAATCCTGTTTCAGCTTCTATGCTAGGTGTTGATAATGCGTCAGTAAAATTATCTGCTGCTGGGGCTTCTGTATCTGGAGGTAAAGGCAAATGGATTATCCGTCCAGGAGCTGGTAATTCGGTAAATATTACAGTTACGGGTACTTTGCCTAATGGTAAAGCTACTACAGCTTCATTCCCGTTCAGAGTGAAAAGTGTTCCTGCTCCGCAAGGGGAAATTAGAGGACAGAATGTGGTTTCTATGCCTGCAAGTTCTATTAAAAATCAAACTATATCTGCCGCAATTCCAGATTTTGAATTTCCTGTAAGTTTTACAGTAACTGGATTTAGAGTGAAAATACCAGGTAAGGCAGCAAGTTTTATCAGTGGTAATAGTTTGAGTTCAGTAGCAGCACAAACAGCTAACTTGCGTTCTGGCGATGTAGTTTATGTTTACGATATACAAGCTACGGCTAGTGGTTTGGGTGGACAAATGCTTAAGAATATTTCTCCAGTAGTGATAAATGTTCAGTAA
- a CDS encoding DUF4270 domain-containing protein gives MIIETKKILKLFVVAGLGSLVIQSCESDANNLGEQFFASGAATGETQSYDVIAYNLNNNDTIQSDASRISQATLGAFAEDNFGMQKSSYITQLRLSSYNPDFGTNAKVDSVVLELKPIYASDSATTSTDEDYIFTGNVAAKKVVTTYPIQKYGNNKSLTLKVDEVDDFLYSTEKKYYSNQKVALGVNLATVPLNGKVSSVSITSDADSKELLSRTVGVRIPLDAQYFQDKIVSKQGATELKDAASFIRYIKGIRLSVVENDGYIFRFTPNDTSIKMYYTYDTTSNGATTKTSAVYQFDLGSSNTHFNQIDYNRTSAYSTALANIDTTNGDERLYLQGMGGAGAVLRIPATEIQKIKNLYKNENIGILSAKIRLYTDDSVWNKSYAKPSNFLVKYANLNDFLADVSAMSLSSSYSLVKTSDLTSNPAYYDITITQTLKNIIEKEVENKDLEINVGDYLKSTQGTLLGQNYNTRAYAPQRIVLVGSKTTNQNKVKLNIIYAKK, from the coding sequence ATGATAATAGAAACAAAAAAAATCCTTAAACTGTTTGTTGTAGCAGGATTAGGGAGTTTAGTGATACAAAGTTGCGAGTCAGATGCAAATAATCTTGGAGAGCAGTTTTTTGCAAGTGGGGCAGCAACAGGTGAAACGCAGAGCTACGATGTGATAGCTTACAACCTCAATAATAATGATACCATACAGTCTGATGCATCTCGTATTTCTCAGGCGACTCTAGGGGCTTTTGCAGAAGATAATTTTGGAATGCAAAAGTCTTCTTATATAACACAGTTACGATTATCTAGCTATAATCCTGATTTTGGGACTAATGCGAAGGTAGATTCAGTTGTTTTAGAATTGAAACCTATTTACGCTTCAGACTCTGCAACTACATCAACAGATGAAGACTATATTTTTACAGGTAATGTAGCGGCTAAAAAGGTAGTAACAACGTATCCTATACAGAAGTATGGTAATAATAAATCACTAACGCTTAAAGTAGATGAAGTAGATGATTTCTTGTATTCTACAGAGAAGAAATATTACTCTAACCAAAAAGTGGCACTAGGAGTTAATTTGGCAACGGTACCACTTAATGGTAAGGTGTCGTCGGTTAGTATTACAAGCGATGCTGATAGTAAAGAATTGTTATCTAGAACCGTAGGCGTTAGAATTCCTCTTGATGCACAGTATTTTCAAGATAAAATAGTAAGTAAGCAAGGAGCTACAGAACTGAAAGATGCGGCTAGTTTTATCCGTTATATAAAAGGAATAAGACTTTCTGTAGTAGAGAATGATGGTTATATTTTTAGATTTACTCCTAATGACACTAGCATTAAGATGTATTATACCTATGATACAACATCTAATGGAGCTACTACCAAAACTTCTGCGGTGTATCAGTTTGATTTAGGTTCTAGTAATACTCATTTTAATCAAATAGATTATAACAGAACTTCGGCTTATAGTACAGCACTTGCTAATATTGATACAACTAATGGAGACGAAAGGCTCTACCTACAAGGTATGGGAGGAGCTGGAGCTGTTTTAAGAATACCTGCAACAGAAATACAAAAAATTAAAAATCTTTATAAAAACGAAAATATAGGCATTCTTTCTGCTAAAATAAGATTATATACAGATGATAGTGTATGGAATAAATCTTATGCTAAACCATCAAATTTCTTAGTGAAGTATGCTAATCTTAATGACTTTTTAGCTGATGTTTCCGCAATGTCTTTATCATCGTCTTACTCTCTCGTTAAAACTTCTGATTTAACAAGTAATCCTGCTTACTATGATATTACCATTACTCAAACTCTTAAAAATATTATAGAAAAGGAGGTAGAGAATAAAGATTTAGAAATTAATGTGGGAGATTATTTAAAAAGTACACAGGGAACTTTGCTAGGACAAAACTATAATACTAGAGCTTATGCTCCTCAAAGAATAGTATTAGTTGGTTCTAAAACAACCAATCAGAATAAAGTGAAATTAAATATTATTTACGCTAAAAAATAA
- the porL gene encoding type IX secretion system motor protein PorL/GldL, with protein MRLNDKTLNFIYSVGASVVILGAFFKMTHTTFGGLINPNWILGAGLITEALIFLLYAFNPPLEETKYAWENVYPELLDANAQPKPRKNNIVEQTQDIKQLEVSLSEKLDKMLKEANLDVQLFERLRTGIDKFSASVDQINQTVDVSSSTQKYNDQLTLAANHLESMNALYALQLEHGKAQSEYHQKYVSDLQKSVAQSEKFNQELDGLTANLNNLNRVYGGMLNAMKG; from the coding sequence ATGAGACTAAATGATAAAACATTAAATTTCATCTACTCTGTAGGTGCTTCTGTAGTAATTTTAGGTGCATTTTTTAAAATGACTCATACTACCTTCGGAGGTTTAATCAATCCTAATTGGATTTTAGGAGCAGGTCTAATTACCGAGGCTCTCATATTCTTGCTATATGCGTTTAACCCTCCATTAGAGGAGACTAAATATGCTTGGGAAAATGTGTATCCAGAATTATTAGATGCTAATGCACAGCCTAAGCCTAGAAAAAATAATATAGTAGAACAAACTCAAGATATAAAACAACTAGAGGTTTCTCTTTCTGAAAAGTTAGATAAAATGTTAAAAGAGGCTAATCTAGATGTACAACTATTTGAGAGACTTAGAACAGGAATAGATAAGTTTTCTGCATCTGTAGATCAGATAAATCAAACTGTAGATGTGTCTTCGTCTACTCAGAAGTATAATGATCAGCTTACATTGGCTGCTAATCATCTAGAGAGTATGAATGCACTTTATGCATTACAGTTAGAACATGGTAAAGCTCAGTCAGAATATCATCAAAAATATGTTTCTGATTTACAAAAATCAGTAGCACAATCAGAGAAGTTTAATCAAGAGTTAGATGGGCTTACAGCTAACCTTAATAATCTTAATAGAGTTTATGGAGGTATGTTGAACGCGATGAAAGGATAA
- a CDS encoding NAD(P)/FAD-dependent oxidoreductase, which yields MKNVEYIIVGDGYAGLFFAHQLLKNNHSFVLFSNGEKGASQVSAGIVNPVVLKKFTTFWKAQEQIDFLTDTMKEIEAYTGTNYLIEAPIHRIFHDESERELWKKKRLEKEELKPFLSDDFSALENVENPFETGKVLKSSRLNVPLFFSGYLQYLEKQNKLIKEKFDYNQLDVENNKYKDWSYKKIVFAEGIGVKNNPFFRDIMVNPNKGHHLKVKLSKELYSDVTIKKKHFLFPLEEADVFYYGGTYDRDNTDEEIDTKAVEQLKNGLREFYPFDFEIQEVCYGFRPTVKDRRPILGAHEVYSNLYVFNGLGARGILNGSYFSKILYDFIYAQIELSKEISNLRFFIR from the coding sequence ATGAAAAATGTAGAATATATTATCGTAGGAGATGGTTATGCAGGGTTATTTTTTGCTCATCAATTATTGAAAAATAATCACTCTTTTGTCCTATTTTCAAATGGTGAAAAAGGGGCATCTCAGGTGTCTGCTGGTATTGTAAATCCTGTGGTGCTTAAGAAATTTACCACTTTTTGGAAAGCTCAAGAGCAAATAGACTTTCTTACAGATACAATGAAGGAAATAGAAGCTTATACAGGTACAAATTATTTAATAGAAGCCCCTATACATAGGATATTTCATGACGAATCTGAGAGAGAATTGTGGAAGAAAAAAAGACTAGAGAAGGAAGAATTAAAGCCTTTTTTGAGTGATGATTTTTCTGCATTAGAAAATGTAGAAAACCCTTTTGAAACAGGTAAAGTATTAAAATCTTCAAGGTTAAATGTACCTTTATTTTTTAGTGGTTATTTACAATACTTGGAGAAGCAAAATAAATTGATAAAAGAAAAGTTTGATTACAATCAACTTGATGTAGAAAATAATAAATACAAAGATTGGAGTTACAAAAAGATTGTTTTTGCAGAAGGAATAGGTGTTAAGAATAATCCTTTTTTTAGGGATATTATGGTCAATCCCAATAAAGGGCATCACCTTAAAGTAAAATTATCCAAAGAGTTATATTCTGATGTTACCATTAAGAAAAAGCATTTTCTATTTCCTTTAGAAGAAGCTGATGTTTTTTACTATGGAGGAACCTATGATAGGGATAATACTGATGAAGAAATAGACACTAAAGCCGTAGAACAACTCAAAAATGGGCTTAGAGAATTTTATCCGTTTGATTTTGAAATACAAGAGGTTTGTTATGGTTTTAGACCTACGGTTAAGGATAGAAGACCTATTTTGGGGGCTCACGAGGTATATTCTAATTTGTATGTTTTTAATGGATTAGGGGCAAGGGGTATTCTTAATGGTAGCTATTTTTCTAAAATATTATACGATTTTATTTATGCTCAGATAGAATTATCCAAAGAGATTAGTAATCTGCGTTTTTTTATTAGATAA